In Rhodothermus profundi, the following are encoded in one genomic region:
- a CDS encoding thiamine pyrophosphate-dependent enzyme produces MATPRLQPNGKGLRPKTLKELAEREERMLRFQGGHSLCAGCGVPLVVRMVLNTIDTPVIVVNATGCLEVATTRYPATAWNIPWLHVAFENAAAAASGVETAFRVLQRKRQRGHPAPFELPEDVRIIVFGGDGGTYDIGLQALSGALERGHRFTYICYDNEAYMNTGNQRSGATPPLAYTTTTPVGTQSLGKLQQRKDLTEIAVAHHVPYVAQASISHWQDLVRKIQMAVQADGPSFLNVLAPCQRGWGYDPAQTVEIARLAVETCFWPLYEVIDGEYWLNARPSKPRPIAEWIKTQNRFRHLLRPENRHLLDMLQEQVNRAWDRLLRKCEGRLLEV; encoded by the coding sequence ATGGCAACCCCACGCCTTCAACCCAATGGCAAAGGCCTGCGCCCGAAGACGCTCAAAGAACTGGCCGAACGCGAAGAGCGCATGCTGCGCTTTCAGGGGGGGCACTCGCTCTGCGCAGGCTGCGGCGTACCCCTGGTGGTGCGCATGGTGCTGAACACCATCGACACACCCGTGATCGTTGTCAATGCTACAGGGTGCCTGGAGGTGGCAACCACCCGCTATCCCGCAACAGCCTGGAACATCCCCTGGCTGCACGTGGCCTTTGAAAATGCGGCAGCCGCAGCAAGCGGGGTAGAAACTGCCTTCCGGGTGCTCCAGCGCAAGCGTCAGCGTGGTCATCCCGCTCCCTTCGAGCTCCCGGAAGACGTGCGCATTATCGTCTTCGGCGGCGACGGCGGCACCTACGACATCGGACTGCAGGCGCTTTCGGGGGCCCTGGAACGCGGACACCGCTTCACCTACATCTGCTATGACAACGAAGCCTACATGAACACCGGCAACCAGCGCAGCGGCGCTACCCCTCCACTGGCCTACACCACCACGACGCCCGTGGGCACGCAGAGTCTGGGCAAACTGCAACAGCGCAAAGACCTGACGGAAATCGCTGTCGCCCACCACGTGCCCTATGTGGCCCAGGCGTCAATCTCGCACTGGCAGGATCTGGTGCGCAAGATTCAGATGGCTGTGCAGGCAGACGGCCCGAGTTTCCTCAACGTACTGGCGCCCTGCCAGCGCGGCTGGGGCTACGATCCCGCCCAGACGGTCGAGATCGCCCGCCTGGCCGTCGAAACGTGTTTCTGGCCCCTTTACGAAGTCATTGACGGCGAATACTGGCTGAACGCCCGCCCCTCGAAACCACGCCCCATTGCCGAGTGGATCAAAACGCAGAACCGGTTCCGCCACCTGCTCCGCCCGGAAAATCGCCACCTGCTTGACATGCTGCAGGAACAGGTTAACCGCGCCTGGGACCGTCTGTTGCGCAAATGCGAGGGGCGACTGCTGGAAGTGTGA
- a CDS encoding 4Fe-4S dicluster domain-containing protein produces MNATTIWLLERQDFDALLEALTARGYTLIGPRVRDGAIVYDRIQSSTDLPVGWTDKQEGGTYRLHRRDDPALFGYAVGPQSWKQWLFPPTLRLWRAVRTEAGDFTVETPPLPDTAYAFIGVRACELAALAVQDRVFLEGPYVDPYYRALRERLFLLAVNCTQPGGTCFCASMQTGPCVTSGFDLALTEVLEADQHYFIVTAGSETGRAVLADVPHREARPDEVAAANARLQAAATQMKRHLDCNGLKDLLYDCYEHPRWDEVARRCLSCANCTMVCPTCFCHTVEDVTDLTGQTAERIRQWDSCFSVAFSYLHGGSVRQSTRARYRQWLTHKLATWIDQFGVTGCVGCGRCITWCPVGIDLTEEVAALRSTYQPIHPDDRKTTA; encoded by the coding sequence ATGAACGCAACAACCATCTGGCTTCTGGAACGCCAGGACTTTGATGCGCTACTGGAAGCGCTAACTGCGCGCGGCTACACGTTGATCGGTCCCCGCGTACGCGACGGCGCTATCGTCTACGACCGGATTCAAAGCAGCACCGATCTGCCCGTTGGCTGGACCGACAAGCAGGAGGGTGGGACCTATCGCCTGCACCGCCGAGATGACCCGGCGCTGTTTGGCTATGCCGTTGGTCCGCAGAGCTGGAAGCAATGGCTCTTTCCGCCCACGCTGCGCCTGTGGCGGGCCGTCCGAACAGAAGCGGGCGACTTCACCGTAGAAACACCGCCCCTGCCCGACACCGCCTATGCGTTCATCGGCGTGCGTGCCTGCGAACTGGCAGCCCTCGCCGTGCAGGACCGGGTCTTTCTGGAAGGCCCTTACGTCGATCCCTACTATCGGGCGCTGCGCGAGCGGTTATTTCTACTGGCTGTCAACTGCACACAGCCCGGTGGTACCTGCTTCTGCGCTTCCATGCAGACAGGTCCTTGTGTCACCTCGGGTTTCGACCTGGCCCTGACCGAGGTGCTGGAAGCAGACCAACACTACTTTATCGTGACCGCAGGGAGCGAAACCGGTCGCGCTGTGCTGGCCGACGTGCCCCATCGCGAAGCCCGGCCGGATGAGGTAGCCGCCGCCAATGCCCGGCTTCAGGCGGCCGCAACGCAGATGAAGCGCCACCTGGACTGCAATGGGCTTAAAGACCTCCTCTACGACTGCTACGAACATCCACGCTGGGACGAGGTAGCCCGGCGCTGCCTGAGCTGCGCCAACTGCACGATGGTCTGCCCCACCTGCTTCTGCCACACAGTCGAAGACGTAACCGACCTGACGGGGCAGACCGCCGAACGCATTCGACAGTGGGACTCTTGCTTCTCGGTAGCTTTCTCCTACCTGCACGGCGGTAGCGTCCGCCAGAGCACACGCGCCCGCTATCGCCAGTGGCTCACGCACAAGCTGGCTACCTGGATCGATCAGTTTGGTGTAACAGGCTGCGTGGGATGTGGCCGCTGCATCACCTGGTGCCCGGTCGGGATCGACCTGACCGAAGAAGTAGCCGCGCTCCGTTCCACCTACCAACCCATCCATCCCGATGACCGCAAAACGACCGCTTAA
- a CDS encoding cyclic nucleotide-binding domain-containing protein, with protein sequence MTAKRPLKELLAEHPFFQGLDAPYLELIAGCARNVRFNAGTYIFREGEPATTFYLIRYGRVALEVHLPERGAVTIQTLSEGDVLGWSWLVPPHRNQFDARALTLVRALAFDGACIRQKCTEDPRLGYEIFSRFVRIIVERLQATRLQLLDMYGTPSRRQPLYS encoded by the coding sequence ATGACCGCAAAACGACCGCTTAAAGAACTCCTGGCCGAGCATCCGTTCTTTCAGGGGCTTGACGCCCCGTACCTGGAGCTGATTGCCGGATGCGCCCGCAACGTGCGCTTCAACGCCGGAACGTACATCTTTCGAGAAGGCGAACCGGCCACCACCTTTTACCTGATCCGCTACGGCCGCGTGGCCCTCGAAGTGCACCTGCCCGAACGGGGTGCAGTAACCATCCAGACCCTGAGCGAAGGCGACGTGCTGGGCTGGTCCTGGCTGGTGCCCCCGCATCGCAACCAGTTTGACGCGCGGGCCCTGACGCTCGTGCGAGCCCTGGCCTTCGACGGCGCCTGCATCCGCCAGAAATGCACCGAAGATCCGCGCCTGGGCTACGAAATCTTCAGCCGTTTTGTACGAATCATCGTGGAACGCCTGCAGGCTACGCGCCTGCAATTGCTCGACATGTACGGGACGCCCTCCCGACGTCAACCGCTGTACTCCTGA
- the porA gene encoding pyruvate ferredoxin oxidoreductase: MTLVVLPRLETAQLLTGAQAVAHAMRQIEPDVVPVYPITPQTPIIEEFAQMVADGRCDSEIINVESEHSAMSAAVGASVAGARVMTATASQGLALMIEVLYIAASMRCPIVMPLGNRALSGPINIHCDHSDAMLARDAGAVQIFTENAQEAYDYTLMAVRLAEDERVLLPVLVNLDGFTLTHSAEAVELLPDEVARAFVGRYRPRYPLLDTTRPTTQGPFDMPDFYYEHKRQQDEAMRRVLEVFPEVQQAYAEATGRNYRGYYEAYRLDDAAFAVVVLGSTAGTAKVVVDRLRNEGQPVGLLKLWLFRPFPHAAVAEALRNKQAVAVMDRALSFGSWGPLYAELTAALYALPEAARPRLYNFTYGLGGRDVTPDQIAEALTRIQDPHTPPVMHYLGVRA; encoded by the coding sequence ATGACGCTGGTGGTCCTTCCCCGACTCGAAACCGCTCAGTTGCTGACAGGTGCGCAGGCCGTGGCGCATGCCATGCGCCAGATTGAGCCGGACGTCGTGCCGGTCTATCCGATCACGCCCCAGACGCCGATCATTGAGGAGTTTGCGCAGATGGTGGCCGACGGCCGCTGCGACAGCGAGATCATCAACGTGGAGTCGGAGCACTCGGCCATGAGTGCCGCCGTCGGCGCTTCGGTAGCCGGAGCCCGCGTCATGACGGCCACCGCCTCGCAGGGCCTGGCGCTCATGATCGAGGTGCTTTACATAGCTGCCTCTATGCGCTGTCCCATCGTAATGCCGCTGGGCAACCGGGCGCTGAGCGGCCCCATCAACATCCACTGCGACCACTCCGATGCCATGCTGGCGCGCGATGCCGGCGCCGTCCAGATCTTCACCGAAAATGCCCAGGAAGCCTACGACTATACGCTGATGGCGGTGCGCCTGGCCGAAGACGAACGGGTACTCCTGCCCGTCCTGGTCAACTTGGACGGCTTTACGCTCACGCACTCGGCCGAGGCGGTCGAACTGCTCCCCGACGAAGTGGCCCGCGCGTTCGTGGGACGCTACCGGCCACGCTATCCGCTGCTGGATACCACGCGTCCAACCACGCAGGGGCCGTTCGACATGCCCGACTTTTACTACGAGCACAAGCGGCAGCAGGACGAGGCCATGCGGCGGGTGCTGGAGGTCTTCCCCGAAGTGCAGCAGGCTTACGCCGAAGCCACCGGACGAAATTATCGGGGCTATTACGAAGCTTACCGGCTCGATGACGCTGCGTTTGCCGTGGTCGTGCTGGGCTCGACAGCCGGCACCGCAAAAGTGGTGGTCGACAGGCTGCGGAACGAAGGCCAACCCGTGGGCCTGCTCAAGCTGTGGCTCTTCCGCCCCTTCCCGCATGCCGCGGTAGCCGAAGCGCTGCGCAACAAACAGGCGGTAGCCGTAATGGACCGGGCGCTATCGTTCGGTAGCTGGGGCCCGCTGTATGCGGAGCTCACAGCCGCCCTCTATGCCCTGCCCGAAGCCGCACGGCCCCGCCTGTACAACTTCACGTACGGACTGGGCGGACGCGACGTCACGCCCGACCAGATTGCCGAAGCCCTGACCCGCATCCAGGATCCGCACACGCCCCCGGTGATGCACTACCTGGGCGTGCGCGCCTAA
- a CDS encoding 2-oxoacid:acceptor oxidoreductase family protein yields the protein MRMLEIRWHGRGGQGAITVSKVLALAALRSGTYAQAFPEYGPERSGAPVRAYNRLDERPILLHSGVYTPHRVAVLDETLLDAEDVCEGLDPDGALVINTARSPEAIRTQTGYPGRIVCVEATRIAEETGSRFANVPLLGALARTLDFLELPVLEDALRAFLSKRRPEIVTANVEALQRGYHETVRLEAVPPDTLPPRSRPESSRALPPYYALPIGGVITPDIRQFPKTGGWRNERPVFNETLCVNCLLCWAHCPEPAIVVRNRRMEGFQYDYCKGCGICVAMCPTGALTMVPEGATEPVAASVSPNPK from the coding sequence ATGCGTATGCTGGAAATCCGCTGGCACGGACGCGGAGGCCAGGGCGCCATCACCGTGTCGAAAGTGCTGGCGCTGGCTGCCCTGCGCAGCGGGACCTATGCGCAGGCGTTTCCGGAGTACGGCCCAGAGCGCAGTGGGGCCCCGGTACGCGCCTACAATCGACTGGACGAACGCCCGATCCTGCTGCATTCCGGGGTGTACACGCCCCACCGGGTGGCTGTGCTGGATGAAACCCTGCTGGATGCCGAAGACGTGTGCGAAGGACTGGATCCGGACGGCGCCCTGGTGATCAACACCGCACGCTCACCGGAGGCGATCCGGACTCAGACCGGGTATCCGGGACGCATCGTGTGCGTCGAGGCCACCCGGATCGCGGAAGAAACAGGCTCCCGCTTCGCCAACGTCCCCCTGCTCGGCGCCCTGGCTCGCACACTGGACTTTCTGGAGCTGCCCGTGCTGGAAGACGCGCTGCGGGCGTTTCTGAGTAAGCGTCGGCCTGAAATCGTTACGGCTAACGTGGAAGCCCTACAACGAGGCTACCACGAAACAGTCAGGCTCGAAGCGGTTCCGCCCGACACGCTGCCGCCACGGTCCCGTCCGGAGAGCAGCCGCGCCCTACCTCCCTACTATGCGCTGCCTATCGGCGGCGTTATCACCCCGGACATTCGCCAGTTTCCGAAAACCGGCGGCTGGCGTAACGAGCGGCCGGTTTTCAACGAAACGCTCTGCGTGAACTGCCTGCTGTGCTGGGCGCACTGCCCGGAGCCAGCCATTGTAGTGCGCAACCGCCGCATGGAGGGCTTTCAATACGACTACTGCAAAGGCTGCGGGATCTGCGTGGCGATGTGTCCCACAGGCGCCCTGACCATGGTTCCCGAAGGCGCCACCGAACCGGTCGCTGCGTCGGTCTCGCCCAACCCGAAATAA